The following are encoded in a window of Thermonema lapsum genomic DNA:
- a CDS encoding IS1 family transposase, with product MKCPRCKSSEKVKNGKIKGVQRYKCKKCHYNFTVARKSTAKSNRVKRLAFILYLEGLGFRSIARVL from the coding sequence ATGAAGTGTCCAAGGTGTAAAAGTAGTGAAAAAGTAAAAAATGGTAAAATTAAAGGAGTGCAAAGGTACAAATGCAAAAAGTGTCACTATAATTTTACAGTTGCTCGAAAATCAACAGCCAAAAGTAATCGTGTAAAAAGATTAGCATTCATCTTGTATTTAGAAGGATTAGGATTTCGTTCTATTGCCAGAGTATTA